The Caulobacter sp. FWC26 genome contains a region encoding:
- a CDS encoding lysine--tRNA ligase, which produces MFEGLSPLARDARSWPFEQARATIARVLRVRLPDRAHQDAAKALIEAGKADEAVKAYPALAKAVIFETGYGPSGLPHLGTFGEVARTTMVRQAFRALVDDHIPTRLIAFSDDMDGLRKVPDNIENKQPLIEDLGKPLTVVRDPFGTHDSFGAHNNARLRAFLDGFGFEYEFVSSTECYKGGLFDATLLTALERFDAIQKVMLPTLGEERRATYSPFLPISPSTGKVLQVPTLERHVEKGTIVFEDEDGSKVEVPVTGGHVKMQWKPDWAMRWTALGVDYEMSGKDLIDSVKASGAICKALGGVPPEGFNYELFLDENNQKISKSKGNGLSMEDWLRYGAPESLSYYMFQSPKSAKKLYFDVIPKATDEYLQQLDAFGRQEPAKQLDNPVWHIHAGAPPEQGSPVSFSLMLNLVSAADASTKEILWGFLSRYIPGASPETQPLLDRLAGYAINYYEDFVKPSKVFRAPTDQERAAMLDLLAKLKAMPADTQDAELIQNEVFEVGKTHGFDPLRAWFQALYEVLLGQSQGPRFGSFAAIFGIDRTVALIEEKLG; this is translated from the coding sequence ATGTTTGAAGGCCTCTCCCCCCTCGCCCGTGACGCCCGCTCCTGGCCCTTCGAGCAGGCGCGCGCCACGATCGCCCGCGTCCTGCGCGTGCGCCTGCCCGACCGCGCCCACCAGGACGCCGCCAAGGCCCTGATCGAGGCTGGCAAGGCGGACGAGGCGGTGAAGGCCTATCCGGCCCTGGCCAAGGCCGTGATCTTCGAAACGGGCTACGGGCCTTCAGGCCTGCCGCACCTGGGCACCTTCGGCGAGGTGGCGCGCACGACCATGGTGCGCCAGGCCTTCCGCGCGCTGGTCGACGACCACATCCCCACGCGACTGATCGCCTTCAGCGACGACATGGACGGCCTGCGCAAGGTTCCCGACAACATCGAGAACAAGCAGCCGCTGATCGAGGACCTGGGCAAGCCGCTGACCGTGGTCCGCGACCCGTTCGGCACCCATGACAGCTTCGGCGCCCACAACAACGCCCGCCTGCGCGCGTTCCTGGACGGCTTCGGCTTCGAGTACGAATTCGTCTCCTCGACCGAGTGCTACAAGGGCGGCCTGTTCGACGCGACTCTGCTGACGGCTCTTGAGCGCTTCGACGCGATCCAGAAGGTCATGTTGCCGACGCTGGGCGAAGAGCGCCGCGCGACCTACTCGCCGTTCCTGCCGATCAGCCCGTCGACGGGCAAGGTGCTGCAGGTCCCGACCCTGGAGCGCCATGTCGAGAAGGGCACGATCGTCTTCGAGGACGAGGACGGTTCGAAGGTCGAGGTTCCCGTCACCGGCGGCCACGTGAAGATGCAGTGGAAGCCCGACTGGGCCATGCGCTGGACGGCGCTGGGCGTCGACTACGAGATGAGCGGCAAGGACCTGATCGACTCGGTCAAGGCCTCGGGCGCGATCTGCAAGGCCCTGGGCGGGGTTCCGCCCGAGGGTTTCAACTACGAGCTCTTCCTGGACGAGAACAACCAGAAGATCTCCAAGTCCAAGGGCAATGGCCTGTCGATGGAGGACTGGCTGCGGTACGGCGCGCCCGAGAGCCTGTCCTACTACATGTTCCAGAGCCCCAAGTCGGCCAAGAAGCTCTATTTCGACGTCATTCCCAAGGCGACGGACGAGTACCTGCAGCAGCTGGACGCCTTCGGCCGCCAAGAGCCGGCCAAGCAGCTGGACAACCCCGTCTGGCACATCCACGCAGGCGCCCCGCCCGAGCAGGGCTCGCCCGTGTCGTTCAGCCTGATGCTGAACCTGGTCTCGGCCGCCGACGCCTCGACCAAGGAAATCCTCTGGGGCTTCCTTTCGCGCTACATCCCGGGCGCCTCGCCGGAGACCCAGCCGCTGCTGGACCGCCTGGCGGGCTACGCGATCAACTACTACGAGGACTTCGTGAAGCCCTCGAAGGTGTTCCGCGCCCCGACCGACCAGGAACGCGCCGCCATGCTGGACCTGCTGGCCAAGCTGAAGGCCATGCCGGCCGACACCCAGGACGCCGAGCTGATCCAGAACGAGGTGTTCGAGGTCGGCAAGACCCATGGCTTCGACCCGCTGCGCGCGTGGTTCCAGGCCCTGTACGAAGTGCTGCTGGGCCAGAGCCAGGGCCCGCGCTTCGGCTCGTTCGCGGCGATCTTCGGGATCGACCGCACGGTGGCGCTAATCGAAGAAAAGTTGGGTTGA
- a CDS encoding acyl-CoA dehydrogenase family protein — protein sequence MSVLNVEKPAFMAEEDIAIFEDAVGKFFDEHAPEETVAKWRKNHCVDRDMWTKAGEAGLLGLSTPEQYGGAGGDYRHEVVLMEQLGKKGVDGFGASLHNAIVMPYIFHYGTEEQKQRWLPRMATGELVSAIAMTEPGAGSDLQGIKTTAKKVGNQYVINGSKTFITNGQTANLICVVAKTDPAGGARGTSLIFVETDGAEGFERGRNLDKLGQEAQDTSELFFNEVKVPTENLLGTDEGQGFFQLMSQLPQERLNIAVQGMATIERALELTIAYVKDRKAFGKAIIDFQNTQFVLAECKTEATVAKVFVNHCIGQHLEGKLDAATASMAKYWVSDLENKIVDRCLQLFGGYGFMNEYPIARMYKDSRIQRIYGGTNEIMKLLIARTL from the coding sequence ATGAGCGTGCTCAACGTGGAAAAACCGGCCTTCATGGCCGAGGAAGACATCGCGATCTTCGAGGACGCGGTCGGCAAGTTCTTCGACGAGCACGCGCCTGAAGAGACCGTCGCCAAGTGGCGCAAGAACCATTGCGTCGACCGCGACATGTGGACCAAGGCGGGGGAGGCCGGCTTGCTCGGCCTCTCCACGCCCGAGCAGTACGGCGGGGCCGGCGGCGACTACCGGCACGAGGTCGTGCTGATGGAGCAGCTGGGCAAGAAGGGCGTCGACGGCTTCGGCGCCAGCCTGCACAACGCCATCGTCATGCCGTACATCTTTCACTACGGCACGGAGGAGCAGAAGCAGCGCTGGCTGCCGCGCATGGCCACGGGCGAGCTGGTCTCGGCCATCGCCATGACCGAGCCTGGCGCAGGCTCCGACCTGCAGGGCATCAAGACGACCGCCAAGAAGGTCGGCAACCAGTACGTCATCAACGGCTCCAAGACCTTCATCACCAACGGCCAGACCGCCAACCTGATCTGCGTGGTCGCCAAGACCGATCCGGCGGGCGGCGCGCGCGGCACCAGCTTGATCTTCGTCGAGACCGACGGCGCTGAGGGCTTCGAGCGCGGCCGCAACCTCGACAAGCTGGGCCAGGAGGCCCAGGACACCTCGGAACTGTTCTTCAACGAGGTGAAGGTTCCGACTGAGAACCTGCTCGGGACCGACGAGGGCCAGGGCTTCTTCCAGCTGATGAGCCAGTTGCCGCAGGAGCGCCTGAACATCGCCGTGCAGGGCATGGCCACGATCGAGCGGGCGCTGGAACTGACCATCGCCTACGTCAAGGACCGCAAGGCCTTCGGCAAGGCGATCATCGATTTCCAGAACACCCAGTTCGTCCTGGCCGAGTGCAAGACCGAGGCGACCGTCGCCAAGGTCTTCGTCAACCACTGCATCGGCCAGCATCTGGAGGGCAAGCTCGACGCCGCCACCGCCTCGATGGCCAAGTACTGGGTCAGCGATCTGGAGAACAAGATCGTCGATCGCTGCTTGCAGCTGTTCGGCGGCTACGGCTTCATGAACGAGTACCCGATCGCGCGCATGTACAAGGACAGCCGCATCCAGCGCATCTACGGCGGCACCAACGAGATCATGAAACTCCTGATCGCGAGGACGCTATGA
- a CDS encoding usg protein has translation MASKAFELQMLGYGLTTAEIHYHMPDHPALLQLYVWQEYDLAPKFPTLKGFLDFWAKELDGVLHSVRVAHNRLISPREWRVVNGVFTLQ, from the coding sequence ATGGCGAGTAAGGCGTTCGAGCTGCAGATGCTGGGATACGGCCTGACCACGGCCGAAATTCACTACCACATGCCCGACCACCCCGCCCTGCTGCAGCTGTATGTCTGGCAGGAGTATGATCTGGCGCCGAAATTCCCGACCCTCAAAGGGTTCCTGGATTTCTGGGCCAAGGAGCTGGACGGGGTGCTGCATTCGGTGCGGGTGGCGCACAACCGCCTGATCAGTCCTCGGGAATGGCGGGTCGTGAACGGGGTCTTCACGCTGCAATGA
- a CDS encoding phosphoribosylanthranilate isomerase encodes MSISAQGAKICGLSTPETVKAAFDGGAAFLGFVFFDKSPRNVAPETAARLVEPVRGRGVQTVAVTVDPDDALIDRLMATMRPDLIQVHGKETPSRVREIAARAGVGVIKAFSVSSPADVDQAAAFDGVVQHLMFDAKPVEGSALPGGTGARFDWGLLAGRRFSRPHFLAGGLDPWSVGEAIRTSGTPLVDVSSGVERGPGLKDPALITAFLDAVKRAQD; translated from the coding sequence ATGAGCATTTCCGCCCAGGGGGCCAAGATCTGCGGACTGTCGACGCCCGAGACGGTCAAGGCCGCCTTCGACGGCGGCGCCGCGTTCCTGGGCTTTGTTTTCTTCGACAAGAGCCCGCGCAATGTCGCGCCGGAGACCGCCGCGCGACTGGTCGAGCCTGTTCGCGGACGGGGCGTTCAGACCGTCGCCGTGACCGTCGATCCTGACGACGCCTTGATCGATCGTCTGATGGCGACGATGCGGCCCGACCTGATCCAGGTGCATGGCAAGGAAACGCCGTCGCGTGTTCGCGAGATTGCCGCCCGCGCCGGCGTGGGGGTGATCAAGGCGTTTTCGGTTTCGTCGCCGGCTGACGTCGACCAGGCCGCCGCCTTTGACGGCGTGGTCCAGCACCTGATGTTCGACGCCAAGCCGGTCGAAGGCTCGGCCCTGCCGGGCGGCACGGGCGCCCGCTTCGACTGGGGTCTCCTGGCCGGCAGGCGCTTTTCGCGGCCGCATTTCCTGGCCGGGGGGCTTGATCCGTGGAGCGTTGGCGAGGCGATCAGGACCTCCGGAACGCCCCTGGTGGACGTTTCTTCTGGCGTGGAGCGTGGTCCCGGCCTAAAGGACCCGGCTCTGATCACGGCGTTTCTCGACGCCGTCAAACGCGCCCAAGACTGA
- the pgm gene encoding phosphoglucomutase (alpha-D-glucose-1,6-bisphosphate-dependent), producing the protein MMHDRAGLRALPGDLVDLDGLIAAYHDITPDVSNPVQKVVFGTSGHRGSSLDGAFNQAHILAVTQAVVEYRAAQGVTGPLFVGRDTHGLSEPAWRSVLEVLAGNGVTTLVDSSDGFTPTPAVSHAILTHNRQGGSKGGFLADGLLLTPSHNPPRDGGIKYNPPSGGPAGSDATSAIAARANELLANGLTGVKRVPFETARKAVGGYDFLGRYVDDLPAVIDMAVIRAAKVRIGADPLGGAAVAYWGAIAERHGLDLTVVNDAVDPRWAFMPLDTDGKIRMDCSSASAMANLIGIMKGGAAHDLAPYDVATGNDADADRHGIVTPDGGLMNPNHYLAAAISYLFSHRLGWGADVAVGKTLVSSSMIDRVVAGMGRRLLEVPVGFKYFVPGLLDGSVGFGGEESAGAAFLRHDGGAWTTDKDGIQLALLAAEIQAVTGQSASQLYAGLTEEYGAPAYARVDAPASREEKARLAKLSPSDVSAKTLAGEAITDILTAAPGNGEAIGGLKVCTQNAWFAARPSGTEDVYKVYAESFLGPDHLKQVQAEAREVVAGALKG; encoded by the coding sequence TTGATGCATGACCGCGCCGGACTTCGCGCTCTGCCCGGAGATCTTGTCGATCTCGACGGCCTGATCGCCGCCTACCATGACATCACGCCGGACGTCTCCAACCCCGTCCAGAAGGTCGTGTTCGGCACCTCGGGCCACCGGGGCTCAAGCCTGGACGGCGCGTTTAACCAAGCCCACATCCTGGCGGTCACTCAGGCGGTCGTCGAATACCGCGCCGCCCAGGGCGTCACCGGTCCGCTGTTCGTCGGCCGCGACACCCATGGTCTGTCCGAACCCGCCTGGCGCTCGGTGCTGGAAGTGCTGGCCGGCAACGGCGTGACGACTCTGGTGGATTCCTCCGACGGCTTCACCCCGACCCCGGCGGTGTCTCACGCCATCCTCACCCACAATCGCCAGGGCGGCTCCAAAGGGGGCTTTCTGGCCGACGGCCTGCTGCTGACGCCCTCGCACAATCCGCCCCGGGATGGCGGCATCAAGTACAACCCGCCGTCGGGCGGTCCGGCCGGCTCGGACGCCACCTCGGCCATCGCCGCCCGCGCCAACGAACTGCTCGCCAACGGCCTGACCGGCGTGAAGCGTGTTCCGTTCGAGACCGCCCGCAAGGCGGTCGGCGGCTACGATTTCCTCGGCCGCTATGTCGACGACCTGCCGGCGGTGATCGATATGGCCGTGATCCGCGCTGCCAAGGTGCGGATCGGCGCCGACCCGCTGGGCGGCGCGGCCGTCGCCTATTGGGGCGCGATCGCCGAGCGCCACGGCCTGGACCTGACCGTGGTCAACGACGCCGTCGACCCGCGCTGGGCGTTCATGCCGCTCGACACCGACGGCAAGATCCGCATGGACTGCTCGTCCGCTTCGGCCATGGCCAACCTGATCGGGATCATGAAGGGCGGCGCGGCCCATGATCTCGCCCCCTATGACGTCGCGACCGGCAATGACGCCGACGCCGACCGGCACGGGATCGTGACCCCCGACGGCGGGCTGATGAACCCCAACCACTACCTGGCCGCCGCCATCTCGTACCTGTTCAGCCACCGTCTCGGCTGGGGCGCGGACGTCGCAGTCGGCAAGACCCTGGTCTCGTCCTCGATGATCGACCGCGTCGTCGCGGGGATGGGCCGCCGCCTGCTGGAGGTGCCGGTCGGCTTCAAGTACTTCGTCCCGGGCCTCTTGGACGGCTCGGTCGGCTTCGGCGGCGAGGAGTCAGCGGGCGCGGCCTTCCTGCGCCACGACGGCGGGGCGTGGACCACCGACAAGGACGGCATCCAGCTGGCCCTGCTGGCCGCCGAGATCCAGGCGGTGACGGGCCAGAGCGCCAGCCAGCTCTACGCCGGCCTGACCGAAGAATACGGCGCGCCAGCCTATGCCCGCGTCGACGCCCCGGCCAGCCGCGAGGAGAAGGCGCGCCTCGCCAAGCTCAGCCCCAGCGACGTCTCGGCCAAGACCCTCGCCGGCGAGGCGATCACCGACATCCTCACCGCCGCCCCCGGCAACGGCGAGGCGATCGGCGGCCTGAAGGTGTGCACGCAGAACGCCTGGTTCGCCGCGCGGCCGTCCGGCACCGAGGACGTCTACAAGGTCTATGCAGAGTCATTCCTGGGGCCCGATCACTTGAAACAGGTCCAGGCCGAGGCGCGGGAAGTGGTGGCGGGGGCGCTGAAAGGCTGA
- a CDS encoding acyl-CoA dehydrogenase C-terminal domain-containing protein, with protein sequence MTYQPPVRDHAFILRDVLNIDQHGDLPGFSDAPFEVVEQILEAAAQFTGGVLAPLNTVGDKTGCKLDPVTNTVTTPPGFKDAYKQLCEGGWTAIGSDPAYGGQGLPHVVNLAFSEMSSSANMAFSMYPGLAHGAYSAIHTGGSDEQKQTYLPKMVSGEWTGTMNLTEPHCGTDLGLLRTKAVPQADGSYKITGQKIWISAGEHDMADNIVHLVLARIEGAPAGVKGISLFIVPKFIPNADGSVGPRNEGAKCVGLEEKMGIHGNATCVMQYDDATGYLIGEENSGLKIMFVMMNEARLGVGMQGVAQGEAAYQAAVAFAKDRLQGRSLTGPKNAEGPADPIIVHPDVRRMLLESKALIEGGRAFLFWTALHGDLSHVHPDPAVREKSSDYMGLMTPVLKGYLTDKGFQVCSNAVQVHGGSGFTEHFPVSQFMRDCRIALIYEGTNGVQALDLVGRKLAAKGGRAVMTFFQEIDQFIGENDTDEALKPFIEALGGVKAQLQDGTMWLMQNGLQNPDNAGAASTDYMHLFGLTGLAYMWALMAKAANAKIAAGSSDPFYSTKLTTGRYFIERILPDAASHLAKLKTGSATLMALPAEAF encoded by the coding sequence ATGACCTATCAGCCGCCCGTTCGCGATCACGCCTTCATTCTGCGCGACGTGCTCAATATCGACCAGCACGGCGACCTGCCGGGCTTCTCCGACGCGCCGTTCGAGGTGGTCGAGCAGATCCTCGAGGCCGCCGCCCAGTTCACGGGCGGGGTCCTGGCGCCGCTGAACACGGTCGGCGACAAGACGGGCTGCAAGCTGGATCCGGTCACCAACACCGTCACCACGCCGCCGGGCTTCAAGGACGCCTACAAGCAGCTGTGCGAAGGCGGCTGGACCGCGATCGGTTCGGACCCGGCCTATGGCGGCCAAGGCCTGCCGCACGTCGTGAACCTGGCGTTCAGCGAGATGTCGAGCTCGGCCAACATGGCCTTCTCGATGTATCCGGGCCTGGCCCACGGCGCCTATTCGGCCATCCACACGGGCGGTTCTGACGAGCAGAAGCAGACCTACCTGCCCAAGATGGTGTCCGGCGAATGGACCGGCACCATGAACCTGACCGAACCGCACTGCGGCACCGACCTTGGCCTGCTGCGCACCAAGGCGGTCCCGCAGGCCGACGGCAGCTACAAGATCACCGGCCAGAAAATCTGGATCTCGGCCGGCGAGCACGACATGGCCGACAACATCGTCCACCTGGTGCTGGCCCGCATCGAGGGCGCGCCGGCCGGCGTGAAGGGCATCAGTCTGTTCATCGTGCCGAAGTTCATCCCCAACGCCGACGGCTCGGTGGGTCCGCGCAACGAAGGCGCCAAGTGCGTGGGCCTCGAAGAGAAGATGGGCATCCACGGCAACGCCACCTGCGTGATGCAGTATGACGACGCCACCGGCTATCTGATCGGCGAGGAGAACTCGGGCCTCAAGATCATGTTCGTCATGATGAACGAGGCGCGCCTGGGCGTCGGCATGCAGGGCGTGGCCCAGGGCGAAGCGGCCTATCAGGCCGCCGTCGCCTTCGCCAAGGACCGCCTGCAAGGCCGCTCGCTGACCGGCCCGAAGAACGCCGAAGGCCCGGCCGACCCGATCATCGTCCATCCGGACGTGCGTCGCATGCTGCTGGAGAGCAAGGCCCTGATCGAAGGCGGCCGCGCCTTCCTGTTCTGGACCGCCCTGCACGGCGACCTGTCGCACGTCCACCCCGACCCGGCGGTGCGCGAGAAGTCGTCCGACTACATGGGCCTGATGACGCCGGTGCTGAAAGGCTACCTGACCGACAAGGGCTTCCAGGTCTGCTCGAACGCCGTGCAGGTGCATGGCGGCAGCGGCTTCACCGAACACTTCCCGGTCAGCCAGTTCATGCGCGACTGCCGCATCGCCCTGATCTACGAGGGCACCAACGGCGTGCAGGCCCTGGATCTGGTGGGCCGCAAGCTGGCCGCCAAGGGCGGCCGCGCGGTCATGACCTTCTTCCAGGAAATCGACCAGTTCATCGGCGAGAACGACACCGACGAGGCGCTGAAGCCGTTCATCGAAGCGCTGGGCGGGGTGAAGGCCCAACTGCAGGACGGCACCATGTGGCTGATGCAGAACGGCCTGCAGAACCCCGACAACGCCGGCGCGGCCTCGACCGACTACATGCATCTCTTCGGCCTGACGGGCCTGGCCTACATGTGGGCGCTGATGGCCAAGGCCGCCAACGCCAAGATCGCGGCCGGTTCGTCCGACCCGTTCTATTCGACCAAGCTGACGACCGGTCGCTATTTCATCGAACGCATCTTGCCTGACGCAGCGTCGCATCTGGCCAAGCTGAAGACCGGTTCGGCGACCCTGATGGCGCTGCCTGCGGAGGCTTTCTGA
- a CDS encoding S24 family peptidase — protein sequence MATLSHGEIWRAIDALAERFDMTPSAMAKMAGLDPTSFNRSKRGSAETGHARWPSTESLSKLLEATGVNFSEFAALTERSPVRTPGRRGAPLIDLAQAGKDGFFDAAGLPVGGGWDEAPGPELEDGLFALEVTGDDLAPVYRDGDRLLVSPTLEPRKGDRVVARTHGGEVLVRELGRVTARSIELLALDRAGAERLLSRDEVAWIARIVWVSQ from the coding sequence ATGGCGACCCTGTCTCACGGCGAAATCTGGCGCGCGATCGACGCTCTCGCCGAGCGTTTCGACATGACGCCTTCGGCCATGGCCAAGATGGCGGGCCTGGACCCGACCAGCTTCAACCGTTCCAAGCGGGGCTCGGCCGAAACCGGCCACGCCCGCTGGCCCTCGACCGAAAGCCTGTCCAAGCTCTTGGAGGCGACGGGGGTCAATTTCTCGGAGTTCGCCGCCCTGACCGAGCGGTCGCCGGTCCGCACGCCCGGCCGGCGGGGCGCGCCGCTGATCGACCTGGCGCAGGCCGGCAAGGATGGCTTCTTCGACGCAGCGGGCCTGCCGGTCGGCGGCGGATGGGACGAAGCGCCCGGACCCGAGTTGGAGGACGGGCTGTTCGCGCTGGAGGTGACCGGCGATGATCTCGCTCCGGTCTATCGTGACGGCGACCGGCTGCTGGTCTCGCCGACCCTGGAGCCGCGGAAGGGCGATCGCGTCGTGGCGCGCACCCATGGCGGCGAGGTTCTGGTGCGGGAGCTGGGCCGGGTCACGGCGCGGAGCATTGAGCTCCTGGCCCTCGACCGCGCGGGCGCAGAACGCCTGCTGTCACGCGACGAGGTCGCCTGGATCGCCCGGATCGTCTGGGTCAGCCAGTAG
- a CDS encoding MerR family DNA-binding transcriptional regulator, producing the protein MADLRRPERTFTIRQLCNEFKATPRALRFYEDKGLLNPAREGLNRVYSHKDRVRLQLILRGKRVGLSLTEIRELLDLYDENDEGAAQMARSLKKFRERATALEQQRDDIDNALIELREACNRLERRLAEIRPDLLPRAADYEQVLRARLDGHADAMLGK; encoded by the coding sequence ATGGCCGACCTGCGACGCCCCGAGCGGACCTTCACGATCCGCCAGCTGTGCAACGAATTCAAAGCCACGCCCCGCGCCCTGCGCTTCTACGAGGACAAGGGGCTGCTGAACCCCGCCCGTGAAGGCCTGAACCGCGTCTATTCCCACAAGGACCGCGTCCGCCTGCAGTTGATCCTGCGCGGCAAGCGCGTGGGCCTGTCGCTGACCGAGATCCGCGAACTGCTCGATCTCTACGACGAGAACGACGAGGGCGCGGCGCAGATGGCCCGCTCGCTGAAGAAGTTCCGCGAACGCGCCACGGCGCTGGAGCAACAACGCGATGACATCGACAACGCCCTGATCGAGCTGCGCGAGGCCTGCAACCGCCTCGAGCGCCGTCTCGCCGAGATCCGCCCCGACCTGCTGCCCCGCGCGGCCGACTACGAGCAGGTGCTGCGCGCCCGCCTCGACGGCCACGCCGACGCCATGCTGGGCAAGTAG
- a CDS encoding acetyl-CoA C-acetyltransferase, whose amino-acid sequence MADAYIFDAVRTPRGKGKKDGSLHETTALSLATQVLEALRDRNGLDTSKVDDVVLGCVSPVGEQGSDIARTAVLTADYAESVAGVQINRFCASGLEAVNMAAAKVASGEAGLAIGGGVESMSRVPMGSDGGAWPTDPSSAFKTYFAPQGVSADLIATLYGFSRDDVDAYAVESQKRAAAAWADGRFKKSVIPVKDQLGLTLLDHDETVRGSTTMQTLASLNPSFTGMGEMAFDAVVTQRYPQVERVNHVHHAGNSSGIVDGAAGVLIGTKEMGEALGLKARAKIKGAASIGSEPSIMLTGPALVSEKLLKKLGMAVKDIDLYELNEAFASVVLRMMQALDIPHDKMNVNGGSIAMGHPLGATGAMILGTVLDELERSDKETALITLCVGAGMGTATVIERV is encoded by the coding sequence ATGGCTGACGCTTACATCTTCGACGCCGTGCGCACGCCGCGCGGCAAGGGCAAGAAGGACGGCTCGCTGCACGAGACCACCGCCCTGTCGCTGGCCACCCAGGTGCTGGAAGCCCTGCGCGACCGCAACGGCCTGGACACCAGCAAGGTCGACGACGTCGTCCTGGGCTGCGTCTCGCCGGTCGGCGAGCAAGGCAGCGACATCGCCCGCACCGCCGTGCTGACCGCCGACTACGCCGAGAGCGTGGCCGGCGTGCAGATCAACCGCTTCTGCGCCTCGGGCCTGGAAGCGGTGAACATGGCTGCGGCCAAGGTCGCGTCGGGCGAAGCGGGTCTGGCGATCGGCGGCGGCGTCGAGAGCATGAGCCGCGTGCCGATGGGCAGCGACGGCGGCGCCTGGCCGACCGACCCCTCCTCGGCCTTCAAGACCTATTTCGCCCCGCAGGGCGTGTCGGCCGACCTGATCGCCACCCTGTACGGTTTCAGCCGCGACGACGTCGACGCCTACGCCGTCGAGAGCCAGAAGCGGGCGGCGGCCGCCTGGGCCGACGGCCGCTTCAAGAAGTCGGTGATCCCTGTGAAGGACCAGCTGGGCCTGACTCTGCTGGACCATGACGAGACCGTGCGCGGCTCGACCACCATGCAGACCCTGGCCTCGCTGAACCCCTCGTTCACGGGCATGGGCGAGATGGCCTTCGACGCCGTCGTCACCCAGCGCTATCCGCAGGTCGAGCGCGTCAACCACGTGCACCACGCTGGCAACAGCTCGGGCATCGTCGACGGCGCCGCCGGCGTGCTGATCGGCACCAAGGAGATGGGCGAGGCCCTCGGCCTGAAGGCCCGCGCCAAGATCAAGGGCGCCGCCTCGATCGGCTCTGAGCCCTCGATCATGCTCACCGGTCCGGCCCTGGTCAGCGAAAAGCTGCTCAAGAAGCTGGGCATGGCGGTCAAGGACATCGACCTCTACGAACTGAACGAAGCCTTCGCCTCGGTCGTGCTGCGCATGATGCAGGCGCTGGATATCCCGCACGACAAGATGAACGTGAACGGCGGCTCCATCGCCATGGGCCACCCGCTGGGCGCCACCGGCGCAATGATCCTGGGCACCGTCCTCGACGAGCTGGAGCGCTCGGACAAGGAAACCGCCCTGATCACCCTGTGCGTCGGCGCCGGCATGGGCACCGCCACGGTCATCGAACGCGTCTAA